A window from Chrysemys picta bellii isolate R12L10 chromosome 2, ASM1138683v2, whole genome shotgun sequence encodes these proteins:
- the LOC135981914 gene encoding uncharacterized protein LOC135981914: MDRTGGTGSDCYMGRRFMLAELCSKRRNVKTFEKISKGMMERGHNRDSDQCRVKVKELRQAYQKTKKANGRSGSEPRTCRFYAELHAVLGGAATTTPPLTMDSEAGIISSATPEDSADGEEEEDELANSTQHSVLPNSQDLFLSLTEVPSQPSIQDHDPMEGTSAAANSSSLPPLSRRLSQIRCRKKKTRDYMFAEIMESTRSDRAHLNEWKDMVSKYRKEASEREDMRDQREERRDARDDRWWQEDQRRQDAMLGLLREQTEMLRHLVELQERQQDNRVLLQPCITPLPPTMFHSLLTQTCKNTGWGGGGKAPYTFPFHPSGQPKQKAVIFF; encoded by the exons atggaccgtacgggaggtactggatctgattgctatatggggagaagattcatgctagcagaactttgttcaaaaagacgaaatgtcaaaacttttgaaaaaatctccaagggcatgatggagagaggccacaatagggactcagatcagtgccgcgtgaaagtcaaggagctcagacaagcctatcaaaaaacaaagaaggcaaacggtcgctccgggtcagagccgcggacatgccgcttctacgccgagctgcatgcagttctagggggggccgccaccactaccccacctctgaccatggattccgaggcggggataatctcatcagctacacctgaggattctgcagacggggaagaggaggaggacgagcttgcaaatagcacccagcactccgttctccccaacagccaggatctttttctcagcctgactgaagtaccctcccaacccagtatccaagaccacgaccccatggaagggacctcag cagctgcaaattcttcaagcctccctcctctgtcccgaaggctatcacagataaggtgtcggaaaaagaagacgcgagactatatgtttgcagaaatcatggaatccacccgcagtgacagagctcatctgaatgagtggaaggacatggtttcaaagtataggaaagaagccagtgaacgtgaggacatgagggaccaacgtgaggagagaagagacgctcgagatgacaggtggtggcaggaagatcagaggaggcaggatgcaatgctggggctgctgcgtgagcaaacagagatgctccggcatctggtggagcttcaggaacggcagcaggataacagagtgctgctacagccctgtataaccccccttccccccaccatgttccatagcctcctcacccagacatgtaagaacacgggctggggggggggagggaaggctccatacaccttcccattccaccccagtggacagcccaagcaaaaggctgtcatttttttttaa
- the FZD8 gene encoding frizzled-8, translating to MERSYLLEITSLLAAFSLLQRSSAAASSAAAAAASSAKELSCQEITVPLCKGIGYNYTYMPNQFNHDTQDEAGLEVHQFWPLVEIQCSADLRFFLCSMYTPICLEDYKKPLPPCRSVCERAKAGCAPLMRQYGFAWPDRMRCDRLPEQGNPDTLCMDYNRTDLTTAAPPPAKPPHRGGKAGGAARPPAAAAPPAELPRKPRPPPPCEPGCQCRAPMVSVSSERHPLYNRVKTGQIANCALPCHNPYFSPDERAFTAFWIGLWSVLCFLSTFATVSTFLIDMERFKYPERPIIFLAACYLFVSLGYLVRLVAGHEKVACSGGAGAGGAGAGAAGAGGSAAAGAAGGRGAAGGAAELQPELAVAEHVRYESTGPALCTVVFLLVYFFGMASSIWWVILSLTWFLAAGMKWGNEAIAGYAQYFHLAAWLLPSVKSIAVLALSSVDGDPVAGICYVGNQSLENLRGFVLAPLLIYLAIGSMFLLAGFVSLFRIRSVIKQQGGPTKTHKLEKLMIRLGLFTVLYTVPAASVVACLFYEQHNRPRWEATHNCPCLRDQQPDQARRPDYAVFMLKYFMCLVVGITSGVWVWSGKTLESWRALCTRCCWASKGAAAAGPTGAGGGGQVAAAAAGGLAGGGGGGGGSMYSDVSTGLTWRSGTASSVSYPKQMPLSQV from the coding sequence ATGGAGCGGAGTTACCTGCTGGAAATCACCTCGCTGCTCGCTgccttctccctgctgcagcgcTCGagcgccgccgcctcctccgctgccgccgccgccgcctcctcggcCAAGGAGCTGTCGTGCCAGGAGATCACCGTGCCCCTGTGCAAAGGCATCGGCTACAACTACACCTACATGCCCAACCAGTTCAACCACGACACGCAGGACGAGGCGGGGCTGGAGGTGCACCAGTTCTGGCCGCTGGTGGAGATCCAGTGCTCGGCCGACCTGCgcttcttcctctgcagcatgtacaCTCCCATCTGCCTGGAGGACTATAAGAAGCCGCTGCCGCCCTGCCGCAGCGTCTGTGAGCGGGCCAAGGCCGGCTGCGCCCCGCTCATGCGCCAGTACGGCTTCGCCTGGCCCGACAGGATGCGCTGCGACCGCCTGCCGGAGCAGGGCAACCCGGACACGCTGTGCATGGACTACAACCGCACCGACCTCACCACCGCCGCGCCGCCCCCGGCCAAGCCCCCGCACCGCGGCGGGAAGGCGGGTGGCGCTGCAAGGCCCCCCGCGGCcgctgcgcccccggccgagcTCCCCCGCAAGCCCCGGCCGCCTCCCCCTTGCGAGCCAGGCTGCCAGTGCCGGGCGCCCATGGTGTCGGTGTCCAGCGAGCGCCACCCGCTCTACAACCGGGTGAAGACGGGGCAGATCGCCAACTGCGCGCTGCCCTGCCACAACCCCTACTTCAGCCCGGACGAGCGCGCCTTCACCGCCTTCTGGATCGGCCTGTGGTCGGTGCTCTGCTTCCTCTCCACCTTCGCCACCGTCTCCACCTTCCTCATCGACATGGAGCGGTTCAAGTACCCGGAGCGGCCCATCATCTTCCTGGCCGCCTGCTACCTCTTCGTCTCGCTTGGCTACCTGGTGCGCCTGGTGGCCGGGCACGAGAAGGTGGCGTGCAGCGGCGGGGCAGGAGCCGGCGGagctggggccggagctgctggggccggcgggAGCGCCGCGGCGGGGGCCGCGGGCGGGCGGGGCGCGGCAGGGGGCGCGGCGGAGCTGCAGCCGGAGCTGGCGGTGGCCGAGCACGTGCGCTACGAGAGCACGGGCCCGGCGCTGTGCACCGTGGTCTTCCTGCTGGTGTACTTCTTCGGCATGGCCAGCTCCATCTGGTGGGTCATCCTCTCCCTCACCTGGTTCCTGGCCGCCGGCATGAAGTGGGGCAACGAAGCCATCGCCGGCTACGCGCAGTACTTCCACCTGGCCGCCTGGCTGCTGCCCAGCGTCAAGTCCATCGCCGTCCTGGCCCTCAGCTCCGTGGACGGCGACCCCGTGGCCGGCATCTGCTACGTGGGCAACCAGAGCCTGGAGAACCTGCGGGGCTTCGTGCTGGCGCCGCTGCTCATCTACCTGGCCATCGGCTCCATGTTCCTGCTGGCCGGCTTCGTCTCGCTCTTCCGCATCCGCAGCGTGATCAAGCAGCAGGGCGGCCCCACCAAGACGCACAAGCTGGAGAAGCTGATGATCCGCCTGGGGCTCTTCACCGTGCTCTACACGGTGCCGGCCGCCAGCGTGGTGGCCTGCCTCTTCTACGAGCAGCACAACCGGCCCCGCTGGGAGGCCACGCACAACTGCCCCTGCCTCCGCGACCAGCAGCCCGACCAGGCCCGCCGCCCCGACTACGCCGTCTTCATGCTCAAGTACTTCATGTGCCTGGTGGTGGGCATCACCTCCGGCGTCTGGGTCTGGTCCGGGAAGACCCTGGAGTCCTGGAGGGCCCTCTGCACCCGCTGCTGCTGGGCGAGCAAGGGAGCCGCAGCCGCCGGGCCCacgggagcagggggcggggggcaggtagCTGCCGCGGCGGCGGGGGgactggcagggggaggaggcggcggcggcggttCCATGTACAGCGATGTCAGCACTGGCTTAACGTGGAGATCGGGCACCGCCAGTTCTGTGTCCTACCCCAAGCAGATGCCCTTGTCTCAAGTGTGA